A portion of the Pectobacterium brasiliense genome contains these proteins:
- a CDS encoding MFS transporter, with protein MNKPISFKHTFCYGSANLLGSGALAISGAWLMYFYTTFCGLTLVQAAAIFSVASIIDAVSNPIMGYISDNFYNTRVGRRFGRRRFFILLGVPLVLVYPMLWVEGFGFWYYLATYVLFELIYTSIMVPYETLATEMTSDFKLRSKLTGSKAIFGKIANFLAAFIPGQFIAIYGKDSATPFFYTGLVYGAIMCAAMIALYMTSWERPVNEIVRESTSSLWQAMKKLSVDMVSTFRLRIFRKHLGMYLFGFGAEWLFASAFTYFIVFGLKQNTALVSHLNSFSSIMQLISTAAFIGICVKMGFARPFRLALMVVIVSVMAYAALYFANWSEDMTIFVLFAITAVFGLSTGGIYYIPWTVYTFLADVDEVLTGRRREGIYAGAMTFAGKMVRSVIVFAMGWTLSQFGFVSGQSVQPETAVQAIVGVFSLGVIGLALVAIYYTTQMKLDRKNHAILLEEIARIKAGGAIADVPAHARAVAEELTGWEYEKCWGNNPLGVQSEEAKPQVATAQH; from the coding sequence ATGAATAAACCAATCTCTTTTAAACACACGTTCTGCTACGGCAGCGCGAACCTGCTTGGCAGTGGCGCGCTTGCTATCAGCGGCGCATGGCTGATGTACTTTTACACCACATTCTGTGGGTTAACATTGGTTCAGGCTGCTGCTATCTTCTCCGTTGCCAGCATCATCGATGCGGTCAGTAACCCCATCATGGGATACATCAGCGATAACTTCTACAACACCCGGGTTGGTCGCCGATTTGGCCGCCGCCGCTTCTTTATTTTACTGGGTGTCCCGCTGGTTCTGGTCTACCCCATGCTATGGGTTGAAGGCTTTGGCTTCTGGTACTATCTGGCGACGTACGTGCTGTTCGAGCTGATTTACACCTCGATCATGGTGCCGTATGAGACGCTGGCTACCGAGATGACCTCTGACTTTAAACTGCGCTCTAAGCTGACAGGTTCTAAAGCCATTTTCGGTAAAATCGCCAACTTCCTGGCAGCGTTCATTCCTGGGCAGTTTATTGCCATCTACGGTAAAGATTCAGCAACGCCATTCTTCTACACTGGTCTGGTCTACGGTGCCATTATGTGTGCGGCGATGATCGCGCTGTATATGACATCCTGGGAACGTCCGGTCAACGAAATCGTCCGTGAAAGCACGTCCAGCCTGTGGCAAGCGATGAAAAAGCTGAGCGTGGATATGGTTTCCACCTTCCGTCTGCGTATTTTCCGCAAGCATCTGGGGATGTACCTGTTTGGCTTTGGCGCTGAGTGGCTTTTCGCTTCCGCGTTCACCTACTTCATCGTCTTTGGTCTGAAGCAGAATACGGCGCTGGTATCACACCTCAATAGCTTCAGCTCAATTATGCAGCTCATTTCTACCGCAGCCTTCATCGGTATCTGCGTCAAAATGGGCTTTGCGCGACCATTCCGTCTGGCTCTGATGGTGGTGATTGTCAGCGTGATGGCGTATGCCGCGCTCTATTTCGCTAACTGGTCAGAAGACATGACCATCTTTGTTCTGTTCGCGATTACTGCCGTATTTGGCCTGAGCACGGGGGGTATCTACTACATTCCCTGGACGGTTTATACCTTCCTGGCCGATGTGGATGAAGTTCTGACCGGGCGTCGTCGTGAAGGGATTTACGCCGGTGCCATGACGTTTGCCGGTAAAATGGTTCGCTCTGTGATTGTCTTCGCGATGGGCTGGACACTGAGCCAATTCGGCTTTGTCTCTGGGCAGTCAGTGCAGCCGGAAACTGCCGTACAGGCGATTGTTGGCGTGTTCTCGCTGGGTGTTATCGGTCTTGCGCTGGTTGCGATTTACTACACCACGCAGATGAAGCTGGATCGTAAAAACCACGCCATTCTGTTGGAAGAGATTGCACGTATCAAAGCGGGCGGCGCGATTGCCGATGTCCCGGCTCATGCTCGTGCTGTCGCAGAAGAACTAACGGGCTGGGAATATGAGAAGTGCTGGGGTAACAACCCATTAGGCGTTCAGTCAGAAGAGGCTAAACCGCAGGTTGCTACTGCACAGCATTAA
- a CDS encoding AI-2E family transporter: MQLLNLKQARLLSFFFIMGGLLILLPLRLLACFIAGFLVYEIVNLLTPYFQRVISGKRARWIVVAVISTLVVSLLSLLFGSLVGLLMQEMKDTAAFNVRIGYILNDIQQQIVHYLPGYLPVSIEELQHELLQWVQAHIVMLQNMGKSFLHGFVTMLIGMVLGAIVSLYNVDKDTEKPLLKAELLRRVSLLSASFRNIVFAQVKISAVNTVLSAIFILGALPLCGVHLPFAKTLVVLTFVFGLLPVIGNLISNSIVFLSGLSLSLPIALVALVYLMLIHKFEYFLNAQIVGTRIKAHAWEILLAMLVFEAAFGLSGVIAAPIYYAYLKSELKEASLI, from the coding sequence ATGCAGTTACTGAATCTGAAACAAGCTCGCCTGTTGAGCTTTTTCTTTATTATGGGTGGCCTGCTTATATTGCTGCCTTTACGCCTGCTGGCCTGCTTTATCGCCGGTTTTTTGGTGTATGAAATTGTGAATTTACTGACGCCCTATTTTCAACGGGTCATCAGTGGTAAGCGCGCCCGCTGGATTGTGGTCGCGGTGATCAGCACGTTGGTCGTTAGTCTGTTGAGTCTATTGTTTGGCAGTCTGGTCGGGTTGTTGATGCAGGAAATGAAGGATACGGCGGCTTTCAATGTGCGCATTGGCTATATCCTCAATGATATTCAGCAGCAGATCGTCCACTACTTACCGGGGTATCTGCCAGTCAGTATTGAAGAGCTCCAGCACGAGCTGCTGCAATGGGTTCAGGCGCATATTGTGATGTTGCAGAACATGGGGAAAAGTTTTCTACATGGTTTTGTGACGATGCTGATTGGTATGGTGCTTGGCGCGATTGTCTCGCTTTATAACGTCGATAAAGACACGGAAAAACCGTTACTCAAAGCGGAGTTACTCCGTCGGGTTTCGCTGCTGTCGGCTTCGTTCCGCAACATCGTTTTCGCTCAGGTGAAAATCTCTGCGGTTAACACGGTGCTGTCTGCCATTTTCATTCTTGGCGCTCTGCCGCTGTGTGGTGTCCATCTGCCGTTTGCCAAAACGCTGGTGGTGCTTACCTTCGTTTTCGGCCTGCTACCCGTGATTGGTAACCTGATCTCCAATTCGATCGTTTTCCTGTCTGGCTTATCGCTTTCATTGCCGATTGCGCTGGTCGCGCTGGTGTATTTGATGCTGATTCACAAGTTTGAGTACTTCCTGAATGCACAAATCGTTGGGACGAGGATCAAAGCGCACGCGTGGGAAATCCTGCTGGCGATGTTGGTGTTTGAAGCGGCGTTTGGCTTATCCGGTGTGATTGCCGCACCGATATATTACGCTTACCTGAAAAGCGAATTGAAAGAAGCCTCATTGATTTAA
- a CDS encoding FecR domain-containing protein, with product MISSITSSIPKDVLHAASEWYATLYDEDCSEHERQAWQRWLHQDDSHRLAWQQVEQIHARFYAVDSQLASSVLSKRGGERRRMLKLLAIASLTGGVGFSLPWESYAADYHTGTGETRELNIETGMTVWLNTDSALNQQGNPALSQPLTFQLLKGELMLDNRTAHAARLTTPHGDLAASAHSCQLALRYTSAHSVLSVFSGEVLLQTAVPAAQRVMAGQQVIFTRDRSSEPAPVENFRQSWRKGQLVADNMPLGQLVNEIARYHHGYFHVDSAVTMLRISGVFPLHETDRLLDAVARTLPVKVTRRFSWWVDIRPS from the coding sequence ATGATTTCCTCTATTACTTCTTCTATTCCGAAAGATGTTCTTCATGCCGCCTCTGAGTGGTATGCCACGTTGTATGATGAAGACTGCTCCGAACACGAGCGTCAGGCATGGCAGCGATGGTTACATCAGGATGATTCCCACCGGCTTGCCTGGCAGCAGGTCGAACAGATTCACGCCCGCTTCTATGCGGTAGACAGCCAATTAGCTTCTTCGGTGCTGAGCAAGCGGGGTGGGGAACGTCGGCGCATGCTCAAACTGTTGGCGATTGCCAGCCTTACCGGAGGCGTGGGCTTTAGTCTGCCGTGGGAAAGCTATGCGGCGGATTACCATACGGGAACGGGCGAAACGCGTGAGCTCAACATCGAAACAGGGATGACCGTCTGGCTCAATACGGATTCAGCATTGAATCAACAAGGCAACCCCGCGTTGTCTCAGCCGCTGACGTTTCAATTGCTCAAAGGTGAATTGATGTTGGACAACCGAACGGCTCACGCAGCCCGGTTGACCACGCCCCATGGCGATCTCGCTGCTTCTGCACATTCCTGCCAATTAGCGTTGCGCTATACGTCCGCCCACAGCGTCCTCTCCGTTTTTAGCGGTGAGGTCTTGCTACAAACGGCTGTACCCGCTGCGCAGCGCGTGATGGCAGGGCAGCAGGTTATCTTTACCCGCGACAGGAGCAGTGAACCCGCGCCCGTTGAGAATTTCCGCCAGAGCTGGCGCAAAGGGCAACTGGTCGCGGATAACATGCCGTTAGGACAGCTTGTTAATGAAATTGCCCGCTATCACCACGGTTATTTTCATGTTGATTCTGCGGTGACGATGCTGCGGATTTCGGGCGTTTTCCCGCTACATGAAACCGATCGCCTGCTTGACGCCGTTGCGCGGACGCTGCCAGTGAAGGTGACCCGGCGTTTTTCCTGGTGGGTGGATATCCGTCCGAGCTAA
- a CDS encoding sigma-70 family RNA polymerase sigma factor — MKSPAAACLHQPETLNVQQIYHDHHAWLQAWLRRRLGCSQQAADLAQDTFLRLICLHQADRIREPRAWLTTVAHGLVVNHWRRKDIENAYLQVLAEQEFAFSPSLEQQAMVVDALMTIDQMLATLPGKVRQAFLLVHLDGLTYRQVAEQLAVSERMVKKYMAQAMLNCLLCQDL, encoded by the coding sequence GTGAAGAGTCCCGCCGCTGCCTGCCTCCATCAGCCTGAAACCTTAAACGTTCAGCAGATTTATCATGACCATCATGCCTGGTTACAGGCCTGGCTGCGTCGGCGTTTGGGGTGTTCTCAGCAGGCCGCGGATCTGGCTCAGGATACGTTTCTGCGTTTGATCTGCCTGCATCAGGCCGATCGCATCCGTGAACCGCGTGCCTGGCTAACGACGGTTGCCCACGGGCTGGTGGTCAATCACTGGCGACGTAAAGACATCGAGAATGCCTATCTTCAGGTGCTGGCAGAGCAGGAGTTTGCGTTTTCTCCCTCGCTGGAACAGCAGGCTATGGTGGTGGATGCGCTGATGACTATCGACCAAATGCTGGCGACGCTGCCGGGCAAAGTGCGTCAGGCATTCTTGCTCGTGCATCTTGATGGCTTGACCTATCGGCAGGTTGCTGAACAATTAGCCGTTTCCGAGCGGATGGTGAAAAAATATATGGCACAGGCAATGCTGAATTGTCTATTGTGTCAGGACTTATGA
- a CDS encoding TonB-dependent siderophore receptor — MVKFRTHLLARTLRAGVLGASFASVLPMAVAYAASAAPVQQYTVSSGPLNQVLNQFAQQAGVLLSYDPAVVAGKRGAGLQGNYSVEQGFQQILSNSGLSAQYSADGSVTLVQRTASEPVPVSAPVTVKNDRIVVTAPPNTAMKLDVPISETPRAVAVVTEKQIEERGAQKIDQALRYSSGILATPYGPDNKAEWVTIRGFSDQSRFQNGLATLNEDGFYGQQIEPFGVERIEVLKGPASVLYGQNPPGGLVNVITKRPTRLPQGKVELEYGSNDYRHLAVDSAGPLNDDGSVLYRVVALARDTSGEMDFSKSKRFYLAPSVTFLGEDTELTVLASYMDTKSDTTNGFKLPYGTLHGTPFGKVGYKTSLGEPGMNRHDSRQFNLGYELTHHFNDTWTFHQNVNYAYLNLDLRNAYALSMADDRHANRGLTYRDGFAQNWATDNRLVGEWQWENIENTMLLGFDYRRANTQSRDGNLYSFGQPIDIFDPVYGNYTSPDSQLFDHRSGRHQTGYYVQNQIKYDERLIFLLGGRYDVAKSRDRNFSSGADTRTDDTKFTKTAGVMYLFDNGISPYVSYSESFLPVSGRDGYQRPYVPEEGQQTEVGVKYTPEGFNGYASAALFNLEQKNVKTTDPKNPSLTIQAGEARSRGLELEFSGEVYAGLTLTANYTYNEVETTKSGSVGEVGKRLPGLPEHIMSGWATYAFNGKLEGLSIGSGVRYVGSSYGDIANSADMKVPAYTLWDAMIAYDFSKDWRLQVNATNLTNREYVSACNYWCYYGEGRNVSANVSYRW; from the coding sequence ATGGTTAAATTCCGTACCCACCTATTGGCGCGTACTTTACGCGCCGGGGTACTTGGGGCGTCGTTTGCCTCAGTGTTGCCAATGGCGGTGGCCTATGCTGCGTCTGCGGCACCTGTCCAGCAATATACGGTGTCGTCGGGCCCGCTCAATCAGGTGCTCAATCAATTTGCCCAGCAGGCTGGCGTATTACTGTCTTACGATCCGGCTGTCGTGGCGGGTAAGCGCGGTGCTGGGTTGCAGGGGAACTACAGCGTTGAGCAGGGCTTCCAGCAGATCCTCAGCAATAGCGGCCTAAGCGCACAGTACAGTGCTGATGGCAGCGTGACGCTAGTGCAGCGCACGGCGAGTGAGCCTGTGCCTGTATCAGCACCTGTTACTGTTAAAAACGATCGGATCGTCGTTACTGCTCCACCGAATACGGCAATGAAGCTGGATGTGCCGATTTCAGAGACGCCACGTGCGGTTGCGGTTGTGACGGAGAAGCAGATCGAAGAGCGCGGTGCGCAAAAGATCGATCAGGCGCTGCGCTATAGCAGCGGTATCCTCGCGACGCCATACGGGCCGGACAATAAAGCCGAATGGGTGACTATTCGTGGATTTAGCGATCAGTCACGGTTCCAGAATGGCCTGGCGACGCTGAATGAAGATGGCTTCTACGGCCAGCAGATTGAGCCGTTCGGCGTCGAGCGTATCGAAGTCCTGAAAGGCCCCGCCTCCGTTCTGTACGGGCAAAACCCGCCGGGCGGTCTGGTTAATGTCATCACCAAACGACCAACGCGTTTGCCGCAGGGGAAAGTCGAGCTGGAATACGGCTCTAACGATTATCGCCATCTGGCTGTCGATAGTGCAGGTCCGTTAAATGATGACGGCTCGGTGCTGTATCGGGTTGTTGCGCTAGCGCGTGATACCTCGGGTGAGATGGATTTTTCGAAGAGTAAGCGCTTTTATCTGGCACCGAGCGTCACGTTCCTCGGAGAAGACACGGAACTGACCGTGTTAGCCAGCTACATGGATACGAAATCCGACACGACCAACGGCTTTAAGCTGCCGTACGGTACACTACATGGCACACCGTTTGGTAAAGTCGGCTATAAAACGTCGTTGGGCGAACCGGGGATGAACCGCCACGACAGCCGACAGTTCAACTTAGGCTATGAGCTCACACATCATTTCAACGATACCTGGACGTTCCACCAGAATGTGAATTATGCCTATCTGAATTTGGATTTGCGCAATGCTTACGCGCTGAGCATGGCTGATGATCGCCACGCCAACCGTGGGCTGACCTACCGTGACGGCTTTGCGCAAAACTGGGCTACGGACAACCGTTTAGTGGGCGAATGGCAGTGGGAAAATATTGAAAATACTATGCTGCTTGGGTTCGACTACCGCCGTGCCAATACGCAAAGCCGTGATGGGAATTTGTACTCCTTTGGCCAACCTATCGATATTTTTGACCCGGTTTACGGCAACTATACGTCGCCGGACAGCCAACTGTTCGATCACCGCTCTGGCCGCCATCAGACGGGTTATTATGTCCAGAATCAGATTAAGTATGATGAACGTCTGATCTTCTTGCTAGGTGGACGTTACGACGTAGCGAAGTCTCGCGACCGTAATTTTTCATCAGGCGCGGATACTCGCACCGACGATACCAAATTTACCAAGACTGCCGGGGTAATGTACCTGTTTGATAACGGTATTTCCCCTTACGTCAGCTACTCAGAATCGTTCCTGCCGGTGTCGGGTCGCGATGGTTACCAACGTCCTTATGTGCCGGAAGAAGGCCAACAGACGGAAGTTGGCGTGAAATATACGCCGGAAGGCTTTAACGGTTATGCCTCTGCTGCCCTGTTTAATCTGGAACAGAAAAACGTTAAAACGACGGATCCTAAGAACCCGAGTTTGACTATTCAGGCGGGTGAAGCGCGTTCACGCGGCCTTGAATTGGAATTCAGTGGCGAGGTTTACGCCGGTCTGACGCTGACGGCAAACTACACGTACAACGAAGTGGAGACGACTAAATCCGGTTCTGTCGGTGAGGTGGGTAAACGCCTACCGGGCCTGCCTGAACATATCATGTCTGGCTGGGCGACCTATGCCTTTAACGGCAAGCTGGAAGGATTAAGTATCGGCAGCGGTGTGCGCTATGTGGGCAGTTCTTACGGTGACATCGCCAATTCGGCGGATATGAAGGTTCCGGCTTATACGCTGTGGGATGCGATGATCGCCTATGATTTCAGCAAAGACTGGCGGTTGCAGGTTAATGCAACCAACCTGACAAACCGTGAGTATGTCAGCGCCTGTAACTATTGGTGCTACTACGGTGAAGGCCGTAACGTTAGCGCGAATGTCAGCTATCGCTGGTAA
- the acs gene encoding acetate--CoA ligase, whose amino-acid sequence MTQHNKHAIPASIAENALINAQQYKNMYQLSVDDPDAFWGEQGKIVDWIKPYKTIKNTSFDPGHISIRWFEDGTLNVAANCLDRHLAERGDQTAIIWEGDDATESKKVTYRELHQSVCRFANVLKSQGVKKGDVVAIYMPMVPEAAVAMLACARVGAIHSVIFGGFSPEAISGRIIDSNAKLVITADEGVRAGRVIPLKKNIDEALKNPNVTTISSVIVFRRTGKTGEWQDGRDLWWHDLVEKADDHCPPEEMNAEDPLFILYTSGSTGKPKGVLHTTGGYLVYAALTFKYVFDYHPGDIYWCTADVGWVTGHSYLLYGPLACGAITLMFEGVPTWPDASRMAQVVDKHKVNILYTAPTAIRALMAEGDKAIEGTSRESLRIMGSVGEPINPEAWEWYFNKIGNGKCPIVDTWWQTETGGFMITPLPGAIEPKAGSATRPFFGVQPALVDNLGNPQEGTAEGNLVIVDSWPGQARTLFGDHDRFEQTYFSTFKGMYFSGDGARRDEDGYYWITGRVDDVLNVSGHRLGTAEIESALVAHPKIAEAAVVGIPHHMKGQAIYAYITLNHGEEPSSELYTEVRNWVRKEIGPIATPDILHWTDSLPKTRSGKIMRRILRKIAAGDTSNLGDTSTLADPGVVEKLLEEKQAMSTASQ is encoded by the coding sequence ATGACACAACATAATAAACACGCTATTCCCGCTTCAATTGCGGAAAATGCACTGATAAATGCCCAGCAATACAAAAATATGTATCAGCTGTCCGTTGACGACCCCGACGCCTTTTGGGGCGAGCAGGGAAAGATCGTCGATTGGATCAAACCCTATAAAACGATCAAGAACACCTCATTCGACCCCGGCCACATCAGTATCCGCTGGTTTGAAGACGGTACACTTAATGTGGCAGCAAACTGCCTGGATCGCCATCTGGCCGAGCGTGGCGATCAAACCGCCATCATCTGGGAAGGTGATGACGCGACAGAAAGTAAAAAAGTCACTTACCGTGAACTGCATCAGTCCGTGTGCCGCTTCGCCAATGTGCTGAAGTCGCAGGGCGTCAAAAAAGGCGATGTTGTTGCTATTTATATGCCAATGGTGCCGGAAGCAGCGGTGGCAATGCTGGCCTGCGCCAGAGTCGGGGCGATTCATTCAGTGATCTTCGGGGGCTTCTCTCCCGAAGCGATTTCCGGGCGTATCATCGACTCCAATGCCAAATTGGTCATCACTGCTGATGAAGGCGTACGCGCCGGACGAGTGATTCCGCTGAAGAAGAATATTGATGAGGCGTTAAAGAACCCGAACGTCACCACCATTTCCAGCGTTATCGTTTTCCGCCGTACGGGTAAGACCGGTGAATGGCAGGACGGGCGCGATCTGTGGTGGCACGATCTGGTTGAAAAAGCAGACGATCATTGTCCGCCAGAAGAGATGAACGCGGAAGATCCGCTCTTTATTCTTTATACGTCAGGCTCGACCGGTAAACCCAAAGGTGTGTTGCACACCACTGGCGGCTATCTGGTTTATGCTGCGCTGACCTTCAAGTATGTATTCGACTATCATCCCGGCGACATTTACTGGTGTACGGCGGACGTTGGCTGGGTCACGGGGCACAGTTACCTGCTTTATGGCCCACTGGCATGCGGTGCGATTACGCTGATGTTCGAAGGGGTACCAACGTGGCCGGACGCCAGCCGCATGGCGCAAGTGGTCGATAAGCATAAGGTCAACATCCTCTATACCGCTCCCACCGCGATCCGCGCGCTGATGGCTGAAGGTGATAAAGCGATCGAGGGCACATCGCGTGAATCCCTTCGGATCATGGGTTCCGTCGGCGAGCCGATCAACCCAGAAGCCTGGGAATGGTATTTCAACAAAATCGGCAATGGCAAATGCCCTATCGTCGATACCTGGTGGCAGACAGAAACGGGCGGCTTCATGATCACCCCACTGCCGGGCGCGATTGAGCCGAAAGCCGGTTCCGCGACACGCCCGTTCTTCGGTGTACAGCCTGCGCTCGTCGATAACCTCGGCAACCCGCAAGAAGGTACCGCTGAAGGCAATCTGGTCATCGTAGATTCCTGGCCGGGTCAGGCTCGAACCCTGTTTGGCGATCACGACCGCTTTGAGCAAACCTATTTCTCTACCTTTAAAGGCATGTACTTCAGCGGCGACGGCGCGCGCCGTGACGAAGATGGCTATTACTGGATCACGGGTCGCGTTGACGACGTGCTGAACGTTTCCGGGCATCGTCTGGGGACGGCGGAAATCGAATCAGCGCTCGTTGCACACCCCAAGATTGCCGAAGCAGCCGTGGTCGGCATTCCGCACCATATGAAAGGGCAGGCTATTTACGCCTACATCACGCTGAACCACGGCGAAGAGCCATCCAGCGAGCTGTATACGGAAGTCCGCAATTGGGTGCGTAAGGAAATCGGTCCGATTGCTACACCGGACATCCTGCACTGGACTGACTCTTTACCAAAAACGCGGTCCGGCAAAATCATGCGTCGTATTTTGCGTAAGATCGCCGCCGGTGACACCAGCAATCTGGGGGATACCTCAACGCTGGCCGATCCTGGCGTCGTCGAAAAACTGCTCGAAGAAAAGCAGGCTATGAGTACCGCCTCTCAATAA
- a CDS encoding DUF485 domain-containing protein translates to MNDAIYQRIESNPLFRELVNKRQRFAAFLSIIMLVLYVGFILLIAFAPGWLGTPIAPGSSITRGIPIGVGLIAISFILTGVYVYRANGEFDRLTKQLLDEVKQ, encoded by the coding sequence ATGAATGATGCCATTTATCAACGGATTGAAAGTAACCCCTTATTCAGAGAACTGGTCAATAAGCGACAGCGTTTTGCCGCTTTTCTTTCAATCATCATGCTGGTGCTTTATGTCGGCTTTATTCTGCTGATCGCCTTTGCACCTGGCTGGCTGGGAACGCCGATCGCTCCAGGCTCCAGCATTACCCGCGGCATTCCGATTGGTGTGGGATTGATTGCGATTTCCTTCATTCTGACCGGCGTCTATGTGTATCGCGCTAACGGTGAATTTGATCGTCTGACCAAGCAATTACTGGATGAGGTAAAGCAATGA
- the actP gene encoding cation/acetate symporter ActP produces MKIRFMMLFGLLTLPVLAWAADALTGDVQRQPLNIQAIVMFLLFVGGTLYITYWASKKTRSRSDYYTAGGNITGFQNGLAIAGDYMSAASFLGISALVYTSGYDGLIYSLGFLVGWPIILFLIAERLRNLGRYTFADVASYRLQQRPIRSLSACGSLVVVALYLIAQMVGAGKLIELLFGLNYHIAVVLVGILMVMYVMFGGMLATTWVQIIKAVLLLFGATFMAVMVMKSVGFSFDTLFKQAMAVHPKGASIMSPGGLVSDPISALSLGLGLMFGTAGLPHILMRFFTVSDAKEARKSVFYATGFMGYFYFLTFIIGFGAILLVSANPAFKDATGALIGGNNMAAVHLADAVGGDFFLGFISAVAFATILAVVAGLTLAGASAVSHDLYSNVIKKGKATERDELKVSKITVLVLGVVAISLGILFENQNIAFMVGLAFSIAASCNFPIIIISMYWSKLTTRGAMVGGWAGLLTAVILMILGPTIWVKILGHATPIYPYDYPALFSMLVAFIGIWFFSITDRSAAGQQERARFHAQFVRSQTGVGASKGSSH; encoded by the coding sequence ATGAAAATACGCTTTATGATGCTGTTCGGGCTTTTGACGCTGCCAGTGCTTGCGTGGGCCGCGGATGCCCTCACGGGGGATGTCCAGCGCCAGCCATTGAATATTCAGGCTATCGTGATGTTTCTGCTGTTCGTCGGCGGCACGCTGTATATCACCTACTGGGCGTCGAAGAAAACCCGTTCGCGTAGTGATTACTATACGGCGGGCGGCAACATTACCGGCTTCCAGAACGGGCTGGCGATTGCGGGCGACTACATGTCCGCTGCATCCTTCCTCGGTATTTCTGCGCTGGTCTATACCTCCGGCTACGACGGCCTGATTTACTCACTCGGCTTTTTGGTTGGCTGGCCCATTATTCTGTTTCTGATCGCAGAGCGGCTACGTAACCTCGGGCGTTATACCTTTGCTGACGTCGCCTCCTACCGTTTGCAACAGCGCCCGATCCGCAGCCTCTCCGCCTGTGGTTCGCTGGTGGTGGTGGCGCTGTACCTCATCGCACAGATGGTAGGTGCGGGGAAGCTCATCGAACTGCTGTTCGGCCTCAATTACCACATTGCCGTGGTGCTGGTCGGTATTCTGATGGTGATGTACGTGATGTTTGGCGGCATGCTCGCCACCACATGGGTGCAGATTATTAAAGCCGTCCTGCTGCTGTTCGGTGCCACCTTCATGGCCGTGATGGTCATGAAATCCGTAGGCTTCAGCTTTGACACCCTGTTCAAACAGGCGATGGCGGTTCACCCAAAAGGCGCGTCGATCATGAGCCCCGGCGGACTGGTTTCCGACCCAATATCCGCGTTGTCCCTTGGGCTAGGTCTGATGTTCGGTACGGCCGGTCTTCCGCACATCCTGATGCGTTTCTTCACCGTCAGCGATGCGAAAGAAGCACGAAAGAGCGTGTTCTACGCCACGGGGTTCATGGGTTATTTCTACTTCCTGACCTTCATCATCGGTTTTGGTGCCATCCTGCTGGTCAGCGCGAATCCTGCGTTTAAGGACGCAACGGGTGCGCTTATCGGTGGAAATAACATGGCGGCCGTGCATCTGGCCGATGCGGTCGGCGGTGACTTCTTCCTCGGCTTTATCTCCGCCGTGGCCTTTGCCACCATTTTGGCCGTCGTCGCGGGTCTGACGCTGGCAGGGGCTTCTGCCGTGTCCCACGATCTCTACTCTAACGTGATCAAGAAAGGGAAAGCGACGGAGCGTGATGAGCTGAAAGTCTCGAAAATCACCGTACTGGTGCTGGGCGTGGTGGCGATTTCGCTCGGTATCCTGTTTGAGAACCAGAACATCGCCTTCATGGTCGGGTTAGCGTTCTCCATCGCCGCGAGCTGTAACTTCCCGATTATTATCATCTCCATGTATTGGTCGAAGCTCACCACGCGCGGCGCAATGGTTGGCGGCTGGGCAGGGCTGTTGACGGCAGTCATCTTGATGATATTGGGGCCGACGATCTGGGTGAAAATCCTCGGTCACGCTACGCCTATTTACCCTTACGACTATCCAGCGCTGTTCTCCATGCTGGTGGCGTTTATCGGGATCTGGTTCTTCTCCATCACCGACCGTTCGGCAGCCGGACAGCAGGAACGCGCACGCTTCCATGCACAGTTTGTCCGCTCACAAACTGGCGTCGGCGCATCAAAAGGCAGTTCCCACTAA